In Arthrobacter sp. MN05-02, one genomic interval encodes:
- the dinB gene encoding DNA polymerase IV, whose protein sequence is MAEHAECHILHIDMDAFYVSVELLDHPHLRGVPVIVGSPSGRSVVLSASYEARRFGVRSAMPMSVAMRQCPTAVILPPHHGRYAEVSAQVMRIFRSVTPEVEQLSVDEAFLDVAGSIRRLGGPREIGEQVRAEIRSSLGITASVGAATTKFVAKIASTRSKPDGLLLIPGDQTVAYLHTLPVSALWGVGAKTQEVLARIGIRTVEDVAQTPLPTLKRLLGASGEHVHHLAWGRDPRRVVVSRPEKSIGAEETFSRDVEDSDVLRRELLRLAHRTGTRLRASGFRAGGVALKLRYADFSTLTRSKKLDEPVDSANALYAAATALLAALGDRPMAVRLIGLRAESLQGGGDGSSQLTIDRKDDNWRIAERALDDVNRKFGEAGVVPAGLLAPKGRGRPGNASGERRAAPDGGAAGAGAGGPSGSPPG, encoded by the coding sequence GTGGCGGAGCACGCCGAGTGCCACATCCTGCACATCGACATGGACGCCTTCTACGTCTCCGTGGAACTCCTCGACCATCCGCATCTTCGCGGGGTGCCGGTCATCGTCGGCTCGCCGTCCGGACGCTCCGTCGTCCTGTCGGCCTCGTACGAGGCGCGCAGGTTCGGCGTCCGCTCCGCGATGCCCATGTCCGTGGCGATGCGGCAGTGCCCGACCGCCGTCATCCTGCCACCCCATCACGGACGGTACGCCGAGGTGTCGGCACAGGTCATGCGCATCTTCCGTTCGGTCACCCCCGAGGTCGAGCAGCTCAGCGTCGACGAGGCCTTCCTCGATGTCGCGGGCTCCATCCGTCGTCTCGGCGGGCCACGCGAGATCGGCGAGCAGGTAAGGGCGGAGATCCGGTCGAGCCTCGGCATCACGGCGAGCGTCGGGGCGGCCACCACGAAGTTCGTCGCGAAGATCGCGTCGACCCGATCGAAGCCCGACGGCCTGCTGCTCATCCCCGGGGACCAGACGGTCGCCTACCTGCACACGCTGCCCGTGTCGGCCCTGTGGGGAGTCGGCGCGAAGACGCAGGAGGTCCTGGCCCGGATCGGCATCCGCACGGTCGAGGACGTCGCCCAGACACCCCTGCCCACGCTGAAGAGGCTGCTGGGTGCGTCGGGCGAGCACGTCCACCACCTGGCCTGGGGCCGTGACCCGCGGAGGGTCGTGGTCTCGCGACCCGAGAAGAGCATCGGGGCGGAGGAGACGTTCTCCCGGGACGTGGAGGATTCCGATGTCCTGCGGCGCGAGCTCCTGAGGCTGGCACACCGGACGGGGACGAGGCTCCGGGCTTCCGGATTCCGGGCCGGGGGAGTCGCCCTGAAACTCCGGTACGCCGACTTCTCCACGCTCACCCGGTCGAAGAAGCTCGACGAACCCGTGGACAGCGCGAACGCGCTCTACGCGGCCGCGACGGCGCTGCTTGCCGCTCTGGGGGATCGTCCCATGGCCGTCCGGCTGATCGGACTCCGCGCGGAGTCCCTCCAGGGCGGAGGGGACGGATCCAGCCAGCTGACGATCGACCGCAAGGACGACAACTGGCGGATCGCCGAACGGGCCCTGGACGACGTGAACCGGAAGTTCGGTGAGGCCGGCGTGGTGCCGGCGGGGCTCCTCGCCCCGAAGGGCCGCGGACGACCCGGGAACGCGTCCGGCGAACGTCGCGCTGCACCGGACGGAGGAGCTGCGGGCGCCGGGGCCGGGGGCCCGTCCGGATCGCCCCCGGGCTGA
- a CDS encoding membrane protein codes for MALSEHEQRLLDQLEQQLHADDPKFAHSMASDTRKSMSTRRLVIGSLITIAGILVLLAGIVYQNIFIGVAGFLVMGAGVYFATTKSKQVEAGQPVGRPSKAPSGGKSGFMSSLEDKWDERKRDQT; via the coding sequence ATGGCACTCTCGGAACACGAGCAGAGGTTGCTTGATCAGCTTGAACAGCAGTTGCACGCCGACGATCCCAAGTTCGCGCACTCGATGGCCTCGGACACCCGGAAGTCGATGTCGACCCGGCGCCTGGTCATCGGTTCGCTCATCACGATCGCCGGGATCCTCGTCCTTCTCGCCGGTATCGTCTACCAGAACATCTTCATCGGGGTGGCAGGGTTCCTGGTCATGGGTGCGGGCGTGTACTTCGCGACCACGAAGTCGAAGCAGGTGGAGGCCGGACAGCCCGTCGGCAGGCCGTCGAAGGCCCCCTCGGGAGGCAAGAGCGGTTTCATGTCCAGCCTCGAGGACAAATGGGACGAGCGCAAACGGGACCAGACCTAG
- the mraZ gene encoding transcriptional regulator MraZ: MFLGTHTPRLDEKGRLILPAKFREELSEGLVLTRGQERCIYVFSMSEFERVHEQMRAAPISSRQARDYNRIFLSGASDEVPDKQGRITIPPALRTYAGLDRDLAVIGAGSRAEIWAAEAWESYLDEKETAFSETDEDAFPGII, encoded by the coding sequence ATGTTCCTCGGAACTCACACCCCCCGCCTCGACGAGAAGGGCAGGCTGATCCTCCCGGCGAAGTTCCGCGAGGAACTGAGCGAGGGGCTGGTCCTGACGAGGGGCCAGGAGCGCTGTATCTACGTCTTCAGCATGAGTGAGTTCGAGAGGGTTCACGAGCAGATGCGGGCCGCACCGATCTCGTCACGCCAGGCGAGGGACTACAACCGCATCTTCCTGTCGGGCGCCTCGGACGAGGTGCCGGACAAGCAGGGCAGGATCACCATACCTCCGGCACTGCGGACGTATGCGGGACTCGACCGGGACCTGGCCGTGATCGGCGCGGGGAGCCGCGCGGAGATCTGGGCCGCGGAGGCGTGGGAGTCCTACCTCGACGAGAAGGAGACGGCTTTCTCGGAGACGGACGAGGATGCCTTCCCGGGCATCATCTGA
- the rsmH gene encoding ribosomal RNA small subunit methyltransferase H: protein MRDDRPTDERHVPVLRDRCVSLLAPSVASAEAAGRRAVVVDATLGMGGHSESMLERFPSVHLVGIDRDTEALALAGERLAAFADRTDLVHAVYDELPEVLADLGIDGVDGVLFDLGVSSLQLDERDRGFAYSYDAPLDMRMDTSRGITAAEVVNTYAAEDLLRIIRTWGEEKFAGRIATAIVQARQAEPFRTTSRLVEVIRSVVPTAAARTGGHPAKRTFQALRIEVNEELTVLERAVPAAVDSIVTGGRVVAMSYHSLEDRIVKSAFTAGTRSSAPVGFPVELEEHKAYLRSLTRGTEAPTAAEIEENPRAASAKLRAVERIKAGPVDRKNR from the coding sequence ATGCGCGATGACCGGCCGACGGACGAGCGACACGTACCCGTCCTCCGCGACCGCTGCGTCTCCCTCCTCGCTCCGTCCGTAGCCTCCGCCGAAGCCGCCGGGCGCCGGGCCGTCGTCGTCGATGCGACGCTCGGCATGGGTGGCCATTCCGAGAGCATGCTGGAGCGGTTCCCCTCGGTGCACCTCGTGGGGATCGACCGGGACACGGAGGCCCTCGCGCTCGCCGGCGAGCGCCTCGCCGCCTTCGCGGACCGTACCGACCTGGTGCACGCGGTCTACGACGAACTGCCCGAGGTGCTGGCCGATCTCGGCATCGACGGGGTGGACGGCGTCCTCTTCGACCTGGGCGTCTCCTCGCTCCAGCTCGACGAGCGCGACCGCGGTTTCGCCTACTCCTACGATGCGCCGCTCGACATGCGCATGGACACGAGCAGGGGGATCACCGCGGCCGAGGTCGTGAACACCTACGCCGCGGAAGACCTCCTGCGGATCATCCGCACCTGGGGCGAGGAGAAGTTCGCCGGCCGCATCGCCACCGCGATCGTGCAGGCGCGGCAGGCCGAGCCCTTCCGTACGACCTCCCGGCTCGTGGAGGTGATCCGCAGTGTCGTCCCCACCGCGGCCGCGCGCACCGGGGGACACCCTGCGAAGCGGACCTTCCAGGCGCTGCGGATCGAGGTCAACGAGGAACTGACCGTCCTTGAACGGGCCGTCCCCGCGGCCGTCGACTCGATCGTGACCGGAGGCCGTGTCGTCGCGATGTCCTACCACTCCCTCGAGGACCGCATCGTCAAGAGCGCGTTCACCGCAGGGACCAGATCCTCGGCACCGGTCGGTTTCCCGGTGGAGCTCGAGGAGCACAAGGCCTACCTCCGCTCCCTGACGCGCGGCACCGAGGCGCCCACGGCTGCGGAGATCGAGGAGAATCCACGAGCGGCCTCGGCCAAGCTCCGGGCAGTTGAACGAATCAAAGCAGGACCCGTCGACAGGAAGAACAGATGA
- a CDS encoding cell division protein FtsI, with product MTPARIGSPDSLRLALGSTRLRVGLAFVLVLLLVLGVRLFQLQALDLNGMAQAGLSKRLTTTAVQPIRGSIVDMNGKYFARSVERYDIVVDQRLSAVDDFDRTVAGSDARETDIPMDQGLAELSAVLGIDAATLEASVLGDKSFNYVAKSVTPEVKDRALAVGIPGVYADKTSVRTYPAGAVAGSVIGYVGADGAPRSGLEVSLDDQLTGEAGSRTFEIGGDGIRIPYATNEDVPAVDGQSVRLTIDQDLQWFAQQTIASQVKDYNAEWGNIVVVEAKTGAIRAMAESTTLDPNDPEATPADKRSPNSVSASFEPGSTTKVITMAAALEQGLIEPTSRFTLENRYTIGDQTFKDAWEHGTEKRTAAGILAKSMNTGTVQIGGKLSKQERYDWLKKFGIGEPLGTGLGEENQGLLTPPDQWDDRQQYTVLFGQGLTQTALHTAMVYQTIANDGVRLQPRLIDAYIDPDGTEHGVPAAEGTKVVSEETAAQMRKMLETVTEEGSGKSGELEQYRVGAKTGTAEAPSATGGYDGYTLSYAGIAPIEDPEYVVVITLQRPQGDLYYLIPGESFQKVMKQVLNSNNVPASTTKPDIYPVEY from the coding sequence GTGACCCCTGCACGCATCGGCAGCCCCGACAGCCTCCGACTGGCCCTCGGGTCGACGCGCCTTCGCGTGGGACTGGCCTTCGTCCTCGTACTCCTCCTGGTCCTCGGCGTACGCCTGTTCCAGCTCCAGGCGCTGGACCTCAACGGCATGGCGCAGGCTGGGCTGTCCAAGCGGCTCACCACCACCGCCGTGCAGCCCATCCGCGGCTCGATCGTGGACATGAACGGCAAGTACTTCGCCCGCAGCGTGGAGCGCTACGACATCGTGGTGGACCAGCGACTCAGTGCCGTCGACGACTTCGACCGGACGGTGGCAGGTTCCGACGCGCGTGAGACGGACATCCCGATGGACCAGGGACTCGCCGAGCTCTCGGCAGTGCTCGGCATCGATGCTGCGACGCTCGAGGCGTCCGTCCTGGGGGACAAGTCGTTCAACTACGTGGCAAAGTCCGTCACACCGGAGGTCAAGGACAGGGCACTGGCCGTCGGCATCCCCGGGGTGTACGCGGACAAGACCAGTGTGCGCACCTACCCGGCCGGAGCCGTGGCCGGGTCGGTCATCGGCTATGTGGGCGCCGACGGCGCCCCGCGCTCCGGCCTGGAGGTGTCCCTGGACGACCAGCTGACCGGCGAGGCGGGAAGCCGCACGTTCGAGATCGGCGGGGACGGCATCCGGATCCCCTACGCCACGAACGAGGACGTGCCGGCGGTCGACGGCCAGAGCGTGCGGCTGACGATCGATCAGGACCTGCAGTGGTTCGCCCAGCAGACCATCGCCTCGCAGGTGAAGGACTACAACGCCGAGTGGGGCAACATCGTCGTCGTGGAGGCGAAGACCGGAGCGATCCGGGCGATGGCCGAGTCGACGACGCTGGACCCGAACGATCCGGAAGCGACACCCGCGGACAAGCGCAGCCCGAACTCGGTCAGTGCGTCCTTCGAGCCGGGGTCGACGACGAAGGTCATCACGATGGCCGCTGCGCTCGAGCAGGGACTGATCGAGCCGACGTCGAGGTTCACCCTGGAGAACCGGTACACCATCGGCGACCAGACGTTCAAGGACGCGTGGGAGCACGGCACGGAGAAGCGGACGGCGGCAGGGATCCTCGCCAAGTCCATGAACACCGGTACGGTACAGATCGGCGGGAAGCTGTCCAAGCAGGAACGCTACGACTGGCTCAAGAAGTTCGGGATCGGCGAACCGCTCGGCACGGGCCTCGGCGAGGAGAACCAGGGCCTCCTGACTCCGCCCGACCAGTGGGACGACCGCCAGCAGTACACGGTCCTCTTCGGCCAGGGCCTGACGCAGACCGCCCTGCACACCGCGATGGTGTACCAGACCATCGCGAACGACGGCGTGCGGCTCCAGCCGCGGCTGATCGACGCGTACATCGACCCCGACGGTACCGAGCACGGGGTCCCCGCGGCCGAGGGCACGAAGGTGGTGTCCGAGGAGACCGCGGCGCAGATGCGGAAGATGCTTGAGACCGTCACCGAGGAGGGCTCCGGCAAGTCCGGCGAGCTCGAGCAGTACCGCGTCGGGGCGAAGACCGGTACGGCGGAGGCCCCGAGCGCCACCGGCGGGTACGACGGCTACACTCTGTCGTATGCCGGGATCGCACCCATCGAGGATCCCGAGTACGTCGTCGTCATCACGCTCCAGCGTCCGCAGGGCGACCTGTACTACCTGATTCCCGGCGAGTCCTTCCAGAAGGTCATGAAGCAGGTCCTCAACTCCAACAACGTCCCGGCATCGACGACGAAGCCGGACATCTACCCGGTCGAATACTGA
- the murE gene encoding UDP-N-acetylmuramoyl-L-alanyl-D-glutamate--2,6-diaminopimelate ligase: MQSNTPQGSTASLMRPRAPRPVGLSSALAAIGTLAGPSVPPGLPTVAGITLDSRSVLPGDVYAALPGASRHGAEFAVQAARAGALAILTDEEGARIAAEAAGRVELPPVVVVPDPRRAVGPLAREIFAGRPADAPVQATPTLFGVTGTNGKTTTTYFLNALLGALGRSTGLIGTIEIRAGGEAIPSALTTPESPQVHSLLALMRERGLAAASMEVSSHALEFGRVDGVRFDVAGFTNLTQDHLDLHGTMEDYFAVKAALFTPERCRRAVVLVDDPWGRRLADTAEVPVLTVRTDPQADDGHTTADWTVTGVEASGLGHAFVLQGRTGGRLRIRSGLPGTFNISNAALATGMVLASGVPVEDVQRALDDCDPFTTEVPGRMQLIGEAPAAIVDFAHNPDALERTLASVRRPGGRVIAVFGATGQRDETKRPIMGAVGARLSDILIVTDDDPHDEDEAVIRRAVREGAEAAVRDEGLDCEVLEVFPRAAAIDRAVALSTASDTVLVAGRGHEVWQEVKGVNLSLDDRLELRTALTRHGFSGLSTSGIES, encoded by the coding sequence GTGCAATCGAACACTCCGCAGGGGAGTACGGCTTCCCTGATGCGGCCGCGCGCCCCGCGCCCGGTCGGCCTGTCCTCGGCCCTCGCCGCCATCGGCACGCTGGCCGGTCCGTCCGTACCACCGGGGCTTCCCACCGTCGCCGGCATCACGCTCGATTCGCGCTCCGTCCTGCCGGGAGACGTCTACGCCGCCCTTCCGGGCGCCTCCCGCCACGGAGCCGAATTCGCCGTGCAGGCCGCCCGAGCGGGCGCCCTGGCCATCCTGACGGACGAGGAAGGGGCTCGCATCGCGGCCGAAGCGGCGGGCCGGGTCGAGCTGCCGCCGGTCGTCGTCGTCCCGGACCCGCGCCGCGCGGTCGGCCCGCTCGCCCGCGAGATCTTCGCCGGCCGTCCCGCCGACGCCCCCGTGCAGGCGACCCCGACCCTCTTCGGCGTCACCGGCACGAACGGGAAGACCACGACCACCTATTTCCTCAACGCCCTCCTGGGCGCCCTCGGCAGGTCCACCGGACTGATCGGCACGATCGAGATCCGAGCGGGCGGCGAGGCGATCCCCAGCGCACTCACCACGCCCGAATCGCCGCAGGTGCACTCCCTCCTCGCCCTGATGCGGGAGCGCGGCCTCGCCGCGGCGTCCATGGAGGTCTCCTCGCACGCGCTCGAGTTCGGCCGGGTGGACGGAGTGCGCTTCGACGTCGCGGGCTTCACCAACCTCACCCAGGACCACCTCGACCTGCACGGGACCATGGAGGACTACTTCGCGGTGAAGGCGGCGCTCTTCACCCCCGAGCGGTGCCGGCGCGCAGTCGTGCTCGTCGACGACCCCTGGGGCCGCAGGCTGGCCGACACGGCGGAGGTCCCCGTGCTGACGGTGCGGACCGACCCGCAGGCGGACGACGGGCACACCACGGCCGACTGGACCGTGACCGGGGTCGAAGCGAGCGGCCTCGGCCACGCCTTCGTGCTCCAGGGCCGGACGGGCGGGCGACTGCGGATCCGCAGCGGGCTGCCCGGGACGTTCAACATCTCCAACGCCGCCCTGGCGACCGGCATGGTCCTCGCCTCGGGCGTCCCGGTCGAGGACGTCCAGCGCGCCCTGGACGACTGCGACCCCTTCACCACCGAGGTCCCGGGGCGCATGCAGCTCATCGGTGAGGCTCCCGCGGCGATCGTCGACTTCGCCCACAATCCGGATGCCCTTGAACGGACGCTGGCCTCGGTGCGCCGGCCCGGCGGCCGCGTCATCGCGGTCTTCGGCGCCACGGGACAGCGCGACGAGACGAAGCGCCCGATCATGGGGGCGGTGGGCGCACGCCTGTCCGACATCCTCATCGTCACCGACGACGACCCGCACGACGAGGACGAGGCGGTCATCCGGCGCGCGGTCCGGGAGGGCGCCGAGGCTGCGGTCCGCGACGAGGGGCTCGACTGCGAGGTGCTCGAGGTCTTCCCCCGGGCGGCTGCGATCGATCGAGCGGTCGCGCTGTCCACCGCCTCCGACACCGTTCTCGTCGCCGGCCGCGGCCACGAGGTGTGGCAGGAGGTGAAGGGCGTCAACCTGTCGCTCGACGATCGCCTGGAACTGCGCACCGCGTTGACAAGGCACGGATTCTCTGGGCTTTCGACGTCCGGGATAGAGTCCTGA
- a CDS encoding hypothetical protein (possible pseudo due to frameshift): MQRSLRTLAELGRGRRRTWAVLGEMLELGDSSIEEHDLLGRVVVRLNISKLICVGPNTRALFNGAVLEGSWGSEAVHVDDVDAAERMLAAELEAGDIVLFKSSNGAGLRYLGDRVAQAGPGAIESSEAVVEAGSGPAASGKAQQP; this comes from the coding sequence GTGCAGCGCTCGCTCCGGACGCTCGCCGAACTCGGCCGCGGCCGCCGTCGCACGTGGGCCGTGCTCGGGGAGATGCTCGAACTGGGGGACAGCTCCATCGAGGAGCACGACCTCCTCGGGCGAGTCGTCGTGCGCCTGAACATCTCCAAGCTGATCTGCGTGGGACCGAACACCCGGGCACTCTTCAACGGCGCCGTGCTCGAGGGGTCCTGGGGCAGCGAGGCCGTCCACGTCGACGACGTCGACGCCGCGGAGCGGATGCTCGCGGCGGAGCTGGAAGCGGGGGACATCGTCCTGTTCAAGTCCTCCAACGGGGCGGGACTGAGGTACCTCGGGGACCGCGTCGCCCAGGCCGGCCCCGGCGCGATCGAATCCTCCGAAGCAGTCGTCGAAGCGGGCAGCGGACCTGCCGCTTCCGGAAAGGCCCAGCAGCCGTGA
- the mraY gene encoding phospho-N-acetylmuramoyl-pentapeptide-transferase translates to MIALLIGSASALFFAFVGTPLFIKLLVNKGYGQFIRDDGPTAHHIKRGTPTMGGAVIVASVLLAYFLTHLLMMATGSSVGGPTASGLLLLFLAAGMGLVGFADDYIKISKQRSLGLSAPAKIIGQTAVGVIFGVLALMFPNAEGRTPASTAISFIRDTPIDLAFAGTVLGAILFVIWSNLIITGASNGVNLADGLDGLAAGASILVFGAYLLIGIWQGNQSCGSPGAGSVCYEVRDPLDLALIAGSMCGALVGFLWWNTSPAKIFMGDTGSLAIGGAIAGFAILSRTELLLVILAGLFVMITLSVIIQVGYFKLSGGKRVFKMAPLQHHFELKGWQEVTVVVRFWILAGLFVAAALGIFYAEWVVG, encoded by the coding sequence GTGATCGCACTCCTCATAGGCTCTGCCTCCGCGCTCTTCTTCGCGTTCGTCGGGACGCCCCTGTTCATCAAGCTCCTGGTGAACAAGGGCTACGGGCAGTTCATCCGCGACGACGGCCCGACCGCACACCACATCAAGCGCGGGACGCCCACCATGGGCGGCGCGGTGATCGTCGCATCGGTGCTGCTGGCATACTTCCTGACGCATCTGCTGATGATGGCCACGGGTTCCTCCGTGGGGGGACCGACGGCCTCCGGACTGCTGCTGCTGTTCCTGGCCGCCGGAATGGGCCTGGTCGGGTTCGCCGACGACTACATCAAGATCTCCAAGCAGCGGAGCCTCGGCCTGAGCGCGCCCGCGAAGATCATCGGGCAGACCGCCGTGGGCGTGATCTTCGGTGTGCTGGCCCTGATGTTCCCCAATGCGGAGGGACGGACACCGGCTTCGACGGCCATCTCCTTCATCCGGGACACCCCGATCGACCTCGCCTTCGCGGGCACCGTCCTCGGCGCGATCCTGTTCGTCATCTGGTCGAACCTCATCATCACCGGGGCGAGCAACGGCGTGAACCTCGCCGACGGGCTCGACGGACTCGCCGCCGGCGCCTCGATCCTGGTCTTCGGCGCGTACCTCCTCATCGGCATCTGGCAGGGCAACCAGAGCTGCGGCTCGCCCGGTGCCGGAAGCGTCTGCTACGAGGTGCGGGATCCGCTGGACCTCGCCCTGATCGCCGGGTCCATGTGCGGTGCCCTGGTCGGCTTCCTCTGGTGGAACACCTCGCCGGCCAAGATCTTCATGGGGGACACCGGCTCCCTCGCGATCGGCGGCGCGATCGCGGGTTTCGCCATCCTGTCCCGGACCGAACTCCTCCTCGTGATCCTCGCGGGCCTGTTCGTCATGATCACGCTCTCCGTGATCATCCAGGTCGGGTACTTCAAGCTGTCGGGAGGCAAGCGCGTCTTCAAGATGGCCCCGCTGCAGCACCACTTCGAGCTGAAGGGCTGGCAGGAGGTCACGGTGGTGGTCCGGTTCTGGATCCTGGCCGGACTCTTCGTCGCCGCGGCGCTCGGGATCTTCTACGCGGAATGGGTCGTGGGATGA
- the murD gene encoding UDP-N-acetylmuramoylalanine--D-glutamate ligase — MPIWGDVELAWRVRIREGRPTAEWLTITGTNGKTTTVGLTESMLVAAGRRAVAAGNVGTPILDVIRDPQGYEFLAVELSSFQLHWAHSVSPLASVCLNVAEDHVDWHGSYEAYLAAKASVYERTRIACIYNVEQRETEAMVEEADVVEGCRAVGFTTGMPSVSMMGVVEDLLVDRAFIEQRRDSAAELASISELGEVVPRHLVANALAAAALVRAAGIPATAVRDGIRAFQPGDHRIQVVENEGGVLWINDSKATNPHAASASLASFQSVVWVAGGLSKGVSYDDLVTEHARRLKAVVLLGTDPAPLQGALSRHAPDVPVSLHPLLHTGQGRSAGGSADPAAALMQWAVAEAARLAQDGDTVLLAPAAASMDQFSSSYAHRGAAFVAAVRARGGQGTTAKES; from the coding sequence GTGCCCATCTGGGGCGACGTCGAACTCGCCTGGCGGGTGCGGATCCGCGAAGGCCGCCCGACGGCGGAATGGCTCACCATCACCGGGACCAACGGGAAGACCACCACCGTCGGACTGACGGAGTCCATGCTGGTCGCCGCAGGGAGACGTGCCGTCGCCGCCGGCAACGTCGGCACGCCGATCCTCGACGTGATCCGCGATCCGCAGGGGTACGAGTTCCTCGCCGTCGAACTGTCGAGCTTCCAGCTGCACTGGGCGCACTCCGTCTCACCGCTCGCGAGCGTCTGCCTCAACGTGGCCGAGGACCACGTGGACTGGCACGGCAGCTACGAGGCCTACCTCGCCGCCAAGGCCTCGGTCTACGAGCGCACGAGGATCGCGTGCATCTACAACGTCGAGCAGCGTGAGACGGAGGCGATGGTCGAGGAGGCCGACGTCGTCGAGGGCTGCCGGGCCGTCGGATTCACCACCGGCATGCCGTCGGTCAGCATGATGGGCGTCGTCGAGGACCTCCTCGTGGACCGCGCCTTCATCGAGCAGCGCAGGGACTCGGCCGCGGAACTGGCCTCCATCAGCGAACTCGGCGAGGTCGTCCCGCGGCACCTGGTCGCCAACGCCCTCGCCGCCGCAGCCCTCGTCCGCGCGGCCGGTATCCCCGCGACGGCGGTGCGCGACGGCATCCGGGCCTTCCAGCCCGGGGACCACCGGATCCAGGTCGTCGAGAACGAGGGCGGGGTGCTCTGGATCAACGATTCGAAAGCGACCAATCCGCACGCGGCCTCGGCGTCGCTGGCCTCGTTCCAATCGGTCGTCTGGGTCGCGGGCGGACTGTCCAAGGGTGTCTCCTACGACGACCTCGTGACGGAGCACGCCCGCCGGCTGAAGGCCGTGGTGCTTCTCGGGACGGACCCCGCACCGCTGCAGGGCGCCCTCTCCCGACACGCACCCGATGTTCCGGTCTCCCTCCATCCCCTCCTTCACACTGGACAGGGGCGCAGCGCCGGCGGATCAGCCGATCCGGCCGCCGCCCTGATGCAGTGGGCCGTCGCCGAAGCGGCGCGCCTCGCCCAGGACGGCGACACGGTGCTCCTGGCACCGGCCGCCGCGTCCATGGACCAGTTCTCCTCCTCCTATGCGCACCGGGGAGCCGCCTTCGTGGCGGCCGTCCGTGCACGTGGCGGACAGGGGACAACCGCGAAGGAGTCGTGA
- a CDS encoding hypothetical protein (possible pseudo due to frameshift) yields the protein MVATPTRPGGRKPSVRPARTKETGRPASSAGVGPAHTATPSGSAAAKARTIKSGAPTADTATTGSTDRARTGLRARLQRGWVLLEGSDRAPTGSSYYLILGSALALTAIGLMMVLSASSVEAISEGKDSFDLFLKQAMWAGAGLLLMLVLSRLGPRAYRALAWPSLGIAVVLLVLVLVIGVEINGNKNWDPDRQPDLPAVRTDEARHRPVVRRRPRAEEGTDPGLEARHDPGAALRRAPDRPRPDRR from the coding sequence ATGGTGGCTACGCCAACCCGTCCGGGAGGACGCAAGCCCTCGGTCCGGCCCGCCCGGACGAAGGAGACGGGCCGACCGGCCAGCTCCGCCGGCGTCGGCCCCGCGCACACTGCGACGCCCAGCGGGAGTGCCGCAGCGAAGGCACGGACCATCAAGTCCGGTGCCCCGACGGCGGATACCGCCACCACCGGATCCACCGACCGGGCGCGCACCGGACTCCGGGCCCGGCTGCAGCGCGGCTGGGTGCTGCTCGAGGGCTCCGACCGCGCGCCCACCGGGTCCAGTTACTACCTGATCCTCGGTTCCGCCCTCGCGCTGACCGCGATCGGGCTCATGATGGTCCTCTCGGCGTCCTCCGTCGAGGCGATCTCCGAGGGGAAGGACAGCTTCGACCTCTTCCTCAAGCAGGCCATGTGGGCCGGGGCCGGGCTCCTCCTGATGCTCGTCCTCTCCCGCCTGGGTCCGCGCGCCTACCGGGCCCTCGCGTGGCCGAGCCTCGGGATCGCGGTGGTGCTGCTGGTCCTGGTGCTCGTCATCGGGGTCGAGATCAACGGCAACAAGAACTGGGATCCGGATCGGCAGCCAGACCTTCCAGCCGTCCGAACCGACGAAGCTCGCCATCGCCCTGTGGTTCGCCGCCGTCCTCGAGCGGAAGAAGGCACTGATCCGGGACTGGAAGCACGCCATGATCCCGGCGCTGCCCTTCGGCGGGCTCCCGATCGGCCTCGTCCTGATCGGCGGTGA
- a CDS encoding hypothetical protein (possible pseudo due to internal stop codon/frameshift), giving the protein MALRYTDPFVRILMGSILVWLIGQAFVNIGMVTGLLPVIGVPLPFISYGGSALTFTLAAVGVLLSFARKTPHVPTPAASPPVPATTSTAGRNHAHS; this is encoded by the coding sequence GTGGCCCTGCGCTACACCGATCCCTTCGTGCGGATCCTCATGGGATCCATCCTCGTGTGGCTGATCGGCCAGGCCTTCGTCAACATCGGCATGGTGACGGGCCTGCTGCCCGTCATCGGCGTGCCGCTGCCCTTCATCTCCTACGGCGGGTCCGCGCTGACGTTCACGCTGGCCGCCGTCGGCGTCCTCCTGTCCTTCGCGCGCAAGACGCCGCACGTCCCCACCCCGGCGGCGTCTCCGCCGGTTCCCGCCACGACCTCCACCGCCGGAAGAAACCACGCACATTCATGA